One Urechidicola croceus genomic window, AAATCTGTAAACTTACCTCTGTAACGAGTTGCTTTTACCAAATGATTATCTATCCAATGGTAATTCCCACCACGAGGTTTTCCCATTAGTAAACTATGATATTTAAATCCGTTTCTATCCAACCATTCTGTTGTAATCTCTCTATGCTCTTCTGTACGAGAAGTAAAAAAGCAAATTATATGACCTTCATCATACCAACTGTTTAAAGTTTTTAATGCATCTGGAAATGGTTCACAAGTTGACATTCTCTCAGGCTCTTCGTTTGGCACATCTTCAGTTATGGTTCCATCTATATCAATTAGATAATTTTTAACTCCTTCTGGTAAAGCTGGACTGATTAAATTACCGTTTTCATCAAATAACTCGTGTAACTCTTTTTTTTCTTCTGATTTCATTCTTTCTTGTATTATTTATTATTGTGTTGTTGTATATTATTATTCTTCATCCTTCCAATTCAATCTATCCATTTGATTGTATTGCCAAGGGGCTCCATTGTTTTCTATATTGGTCATCATCATATTTAATTCTTGTGGAGCTGCAGATTGTTCCATTACTAAATACCTTCGCATATCCATAATAATAGATAATGGATCAATATTTACTGGACATTCTTCCACACATGCATTGCATGTAGTACATGCCCATAATTCTTCTGGAGTTATATAGTCATTTAATAATTGCTTGTTATCATCTTTAAATTCACCTCCATTTTTATCAATATTATTTCCTACTTCTTCAAGTCTATCACGAGTTTTCATCATTATAGCTCTTGGAGACAATTCTTTACCTGTTTGGTTTGCAGGACAAACAGATGTACATCTTCCGCATTCTGTACAGGTATATGCGTTCAATAATTGTACCCAATTTAAATCTGTGACATCACTAGCACCAAATTTTTCTGGAACTACATCTTCTTCTCCTTCGACAGGTGCAGCATATGGATCGGCATTCGGATCCATCATTAACTGTACTTCTTTAGTTACATTTTTATCATTGGTAAATTGTCCTTTTGGGTTTAAATTTGCAAAAAATGTATTTGGAAAAGCCAATAGTATATGCAAATGTTTTGAATAATATAAGTAATTCAAGAATACTAAAATTCCTGCAATGTGTAACCACCAAGCAGATTTTTCTATATAATGCAATACTACTGGAGGATTATCACTTAATAATGGAAATATATACTGACTAATTGGATTCCCTACATTTTTAATTTGAAAATTTAAATCTGCTGCATTCATTAATAAAAATAATGACATCAACACCATTTCAAAATATAAAATATATAAAGCATCATTCTTAGGAAAACCTTTCATTTCTTTATTCCAAAAACGAGGAATTCTCATAATCACTCTTCGTATCCAAAAAATTATAACTGATACTAATACCAAAAATGCTAAAATTTCAAAACTACCTATTAAGAAACTATAGAAACTCCCCATAAAACTCAATGCTCTATGTGTTCCAAATAGTCCATCAATAATTATTTCTAAAACTTCAATATTGATAATAATAAATCCTAAATACACAACAATATGTAAAATTCCTGCAATAGGTCGACGTACCATTTTACTTTGTCCCATAGCAATCATAGCCATGTTTTTCCACCTTTCAGATTTATTATCTGAGCGATCAATATCTTTACCTAAATTGATATTACGCTTTAATTTTTTTATATTTTTTACAAAAAAACCAATTCCAATAATGAGTAAAATGGCAAAAAGTATGTTAGGTAAGTATTGCATTCTTATTAATTTTCTTGTTCTGGGTTATATTCTTTTGCTTTTTTTCCAAATAATGAAAAGTGTACAAATCTTTTGGGATGTAACTTCATTTCACGTAATAATTCTTCCATTTCTTTAGAAGCATTTTCTAGATTATTGTATAAACCTTCATCTTTTAACAACTTCCCAATTGAACCTTCTCCTTGATCAACTTCTGCAAGAATATTATCAAAATTTGTGATTGTGCTTTGCAGTTTTTTTATAGTAAATCCTAAATTAGCATTTGCTAAAGAGTCTGAAATTTTAGAAAAATTATTGGTAATTGTTTCAACATTTTCTAACGAATTGTCTAATTTCATTTTATTTGAAACTAATATTTGATCTAAGGACTCAGATGACTTTTTGAAATTTGAAACCGTAGTATTTAAATTTGAAATTGTAGATTTTAAATTGGCTCTTGTGTTTTTATCCAAAACCTGATTTAACCCAAGCATTAATGAATCAGCATTTACAATAACACTCTCTAGTTTTGATTGTAATGGATTTAATGTTTCTGTAACAGTTGAAAACAAATCAGATTCTATTTGACCTGTCAAAAAATCACCAGAAACTGCATTTTCTCCTTCATAAGAAGGGACTATTGCTAATGACTTCCCTCCCATTAAACTTGCACTATAAATTTTGGCAATACTTTGTTTAGAAAATTGAAAATCATTTTCAATTCCAAACTCAACAATTAATTGACCTTGTTTATTTACTGCATTATTGAACTTAATATCTACTACTTTTCCAACCTGTAATCCATTTATTGTAACAGGGCTAGCAGTATTTAATCCTTGAACATTATTATATTCTGCAAAGTAGGTACGTGGTGATTTATTGAAAAGATTTTGGCCTTTCAAAAAATTATATCCCCAAATAAATACTGCAATAATTACTATTGCTATAACACCTGTTTTTAATTCTCTAGATAGTTTCAAAATGGCTAATTAATTAAGCAACAATATTACTAATAATTTTTGTGAGTAAAAATTATTTACTAATGAGTTTTTATAGCTTCTGTCACCGAAATCTTCTCACCATTTTTAAAGGCAACAATAAATGCCGAAGTATAACCTAAGTCTTTGGCCTGCTTTTGAAGATTTTTGATTTTATTAAAATCTGAAGTTTTACCAATATAATATTTATAAAAGTTTCCTACTTTAACACGTTCAACATCATTTAAACCTTTAAAATTATATGACTTTGTTTCTAATTTTCTTGAACCTGATGCCAATTGAACTTTAAAGATAACTCCTTCATAAATTTTTGCTTCATCAATAGTAGTATTAGAAATATCATCAATAACAGTATTTAAACTTACTTCATTCAAATATTTTTTAATTCCACTTGCTATTGTTTTTGCAAACTTATCTTGACCTTGTTTTGAATTCAAATAAGTTCCTTCAGATTTATTAGTGATAAAACCTGTCTCAATTAAAACACTTGGCATATAGGTTTGATGTAAGACGATAAAACCTGCTTGCTTTACACCTCTATTTTTTCTTTTTAAATCACTTGTTAAATTATTTTGAATAATACTTGCCAGTTGTAAACTCTGATCTAAATACTCTTCTTGCATTAATGTAATTCCTATGACTGACTCTGGCGAATTTGGATCAAAACCTTTATAGTTCTCTTTGTAATTACTTTCCAATAATACTACTTCATTTTCTTTTTTAGCAACTTCAAAATTCTGTTTATTGGCATGGACTCCAAGCACCCAGGTTTCTGCACCATATGCTTGAGAATTGTGTGCATTACAATGTATCGACACAAACAAATCTGCATCAGCCTTATTCGCTATTTGACCACGCACCCATAAGTCTACAAACACATCTTTTTTCCTAGTATAAATTACTTCAATATTATCATTAGCTTCTAATATTTTACCTACAGCAAGCGTCACATTTAAGGCAATATCTTTTTCCTTATATTTTTTATATCCTACTTTTCCTGGATCATGACCACCATGACCAGCATCTAAAACCACCGTAAAAGTTTTATTTTGGGCGAAAGATGTTAAATTTATCAGAATTGAAAAAAAGAAAAATACGAAAAGTCGTATTACGTTCGTTTTGGTATTAAATTTGTGGAACATGTGTAAGTTCATCAATTTATTTTAGTTATTTTTGCCAACTTATTAAGGCAATTCAAATATTAAGCCAGAATATAAAAATGATAAAATAAGTTATGGATTTCAATAGCAAATTTAACAAAAATATGCGTTTATTGAATATAGAACCATTTTTTTATAAACAACGTTAAAGTATTTAAAGCATTGCAAAAACATTCACATAAAATACTTTTTATGCTGTTTTTTTTCAGTTTTATAGTGCATTTCTCAAATGCACAAGAAATTAGAACTCGAAATAAAATTGAAATTCCAGCAACCGATAGTATAAATTCTGCTCAAGATAGTGTTACAACCAATATTACTGAGTTATTAAAACCTAAGGATTCTACTCAAATTGATAGTATAAAAAAACCAAAGGGAGCAATAGAAGATATTATAACTCATACTGCAACAGATTACATCAAGCAAAATTTCATTAAAAACTTGATTACGCTGCACAACAATGCCGAAATTGACTATCAAGATATCAATATAAAGGCAGGACATATTGTTATTAATAATGAAAATGACATAATTACTGCAACAGGAATTAAAGATAGTTTAGGCTATACACAAAAACCTATTGTTGTTC contains:
- a CDS encoding (Fe-S)-binding protein; translation: MQYLPNILFAILLIIGIGFFVKNIKKLKRNINLGKDIDRSDNKSERWKNMAMIAMGQSKMVRRPIAGILHIVVYLGFIIINIEVLEIIIDGLFGTHRALSFMGSFYSFLIGSFEILAFLVLVSVIIFWIRRVIMRIPRFWNKEMKGFPKNDALYILYFEMVLMSLFLLMNAADLNFQIKNVGNPISQYIFPLLSDNPPVVLHYIEKSAWWLHIAGILVFLNYLYYSKHLHILLAFPNTFFANLNPKGQFTNDKNVTKEVQLMMDPNADPYAAPVEGEEDVVPEKFGASDVTDLNWVQLLNAYTCTECGRCTSVCPANQTGKELSPRAIMMKTRDRLEEVGNNIDKNGGEFKDDNKQLLNDYITPEELWACTTCNACVEECPVNIDPLSIIMDMRRYLVMEQSAAPQELNMMMTNIENNGAPWQYNQMDRLNWKDEE
- a CDS encoding N-acetylmuramoyl-L-alanine amidase family protein, producing MNLHMFHKFNTKTNVIRLFVFFFFSILINLTSFAQNKTFTVVLDAGHGGHDPGKVGYKKYKEKDIALNVTLAVGKILEANDNIEVIYTRKKDVFVDLWVRGQIANKADADLFVSIHCNAHNSQAYGAETWVLGVHANKQNFEVAKKENEVVLLESNYKENYKGFDPNSPESVIGITLMQEEYLDQSLQLASIIQNNLTSDLKRKNRGVKQAGFIVLHQTYMPSVLIETGFITNKSEGTYLNSKQGQDKFAKTIASGIKKYLNEVSLNTVIDDISNTTIDEAKIYEGVIFKVQLASGSRKLETKSYNFKGLNDVERVKVGNFYKYYIGKTSDFNKIKNLQKQAKDLGYTSAFIVAFKNGEKISVTEAIKTH
- a CDS encoding MlaD family protein, whose protein sequence is MKLSRELKTGVIAIVIIAVFIWGYNFLKGQNLFNKSPRTYFAEYNNVQGLNTASPVTINGLQVGKVVDIKFNNAVNKQGQLIVEFGIENDFQFSKQSIAKIYSASLMGGKSLAIVPSYEGENAVSGDFLTGQIESDLFSTVTETLNPLQSKLESVIVNADSLMLGLNQVLDKNTRANLKSTISNLNTTVSNFKKSSESLDQILVSNKMKLDNSLENVETITNNFSKISDSLANANLGFTIKKLQSTITNFDNILAEVDQGEGSIGKLLKDEGLYNNLENASKEMEELLREMKLHPKRFVHFSLFGKKAKEYNPEQEN
- a CDS encoding LNS2 domain-containing protein; the encoded protein is MKSEEKKELHELFDENGNLISPALPEGVKNYLIDIDGTITEDVPNEEPERMSTCEPFPDALKTLNSWYDEGHIICFFTSRTEEHREITTEWLDRNGFKYHSLLMGKPRGGNYHWIDNHLVKATRYRGKFTDLIEKEVTIQVFDDGNH